TTCCTGTTTTCTACAACACCCAGCCGGATATTCTCCTTAATGATTCCTTTATAATTATTCAGGCGTTTGTAGATTTCAAGTGCTTCCAGATAACGTTGTCTGGAGGATACTGCATCCCCGGAATTATCATCGATCATGCCCATCTGGTTGAGCATCCTTGCCATACCTTCTTCGTCCTTAGTGCTTTTTGCAAGCTTCATTCCAAGGTTCACAAAAAACAATGCAGAATCAGGTTTATCATAGCGGTAATGAATGACTAGTTTTTCGTAGGCGCTGATATCTGGTACAGAGGGGAGCAGCTTTACAGGTTTTTGGACACCATAAAGTATCTGAGCATAACATAATAGAAAAACACAGAGGAGGAACTTACGCAAAATTGACATAGCAGGATTACCAGGAAAGGACAGGCGCCAAAGATAATAGTTTACGATAATAATGATACCAACTGCCTTTTGAAATTTTTGCCTTAAAGACTACTTTTGCGTAAACCTAAAAACATATGAAAAAAATCTTGTTAGCCTCACTTTTATCAATTGCCGGAATTTCAGGATATGCACAAACCTACCAACCTGTTACCAGTAAGAACAAAACCTATCTTGCGACAGTTAAAGGACTCAGCTATACCTATAAAGACGGAATTGTTACGTTAAAAAATAACGGCAATTATAATTTAGGTACGGTTAGTATTATTGCCTCTTCTAAAGCAGACAGTACTTTGTTCGGGATTGCTTTATTCGAAGATGGACTGGATAAAGGAAAAACAGTTAAAAGTGCTGTTTATTTTACTGCTGGTCTTGGAAAAGATTCACGTGAAATTCCTTTAAAAGAGATCGATCAGAAGAATTTGATACTATCTTTCGATAAAGCAACCAGGGCACAACACTAATTATAAAAAGGGCCTGTCAACTGACAGGCTCTGTGAAAATTAAATACTGTTCAGACTCTTTATAAAAGCGATAAGGTTAGTTTTCTCTTTTTGGTTCAGATGCAGCGGTGCTGAGTCCAGCGTCTGGTTTGGCACTTTGATGCCTGCACCTATGCCGCCACCTTTGTTATAAAAATCGATGACTTCTTCCATTGTACGGAATACGCCATTGTGCATGTAAGGTGCAGTCCGTGCACTATTGCGGACAGTTGTTGTTTTGAAAGCATGTTTGTTAAAATCCCCGGATTGAATAGTGTATAAACCCAGGTCCGGGTCTATGCGTTTGCCTCCTCTTTTTTGCGGTACCCCGAGTACTTCAGCTTCCATCTGCATATAGCGAGGTGGTTGCACACCGTTAAAAAGCGGTAAGTAATGACAGGTTCCACAACGTGCTTTGCCCATAAATAAGTTGAAACCAACTATTTCTGCATTTTTCAAAGCGTGTTTATTCCCTTGCATATAAGCGTCAAAGCGGCTGTTCAATGCAGTTAGATTACGTATATAACCTGCCAGTGCATTCATGACTTCAGACGTGTCAATTCTTATACGCCCCTGTTGCGGGTAAGTAAGGCTAAACAGCTTGCGATAGCTGCTGTCTGACCAGAGTTTATTGATGGCAATCTTCATATCACCGTGCATTTCCTCACGATTTTGTACTACAGCCATAACCTGGTCTTCAAGAGAAGGTGCCCGCATGTCATAAAACTGTGCAGGTTGTAAGGCCGCATTGATCAATGTTGGCGTATTACGCTGGATCATCTTTTTACCAGTTACATCCAGATTTTTCACGAGCCCATCGGTAAAAGCCAGTTTAGGGTTATGGCAGGAAGCACAGCTGCGTTTGCTATTACCTGAAAGTATAGGATCAAAGAACAGTTTTTTCCCTAAAACGATCTTCTCTGTGGTTACAGAATCCCCTGATTCAGCCGTGTAGGCATTGCGGTTAAAAGCGTTAGCATCAAAAAGAGTTGCTGCATCCTGATTGAGCAGGCGGTTATAGCGCACATCCGGCATTTTTATCCCGGCCTTTAAGCTTTTGAGCGATCGGGTCAGCGGGTTCGCATAACGGATAATAAAATCGGCACGATCAAAAAGATCAAAAGCCACCGGGTGTTGCAGATCAGTAATAGCCGGATTAAATCCGGTCACCTCACCATAGCGACCAGTAACTTCCTGTAAACTTTGTAATGCTGTGGCCGACTCGGTAAAACATCTTTTTGACAATGGGTCATCGAAATCATTGAGCCCAAGTGTTTCTATGCGAAAAACTTCCAGCTTTGCTGCGTCAAAAATCTGCCAGTTCTGCAAGTCTGCGTGTCGAAAATACTCCCGGAATTCTGTTGCATTGACTGCCAGCTGACTTAATAAATCTTCCAGTTCCTGTTTTTTATCCGGGGAAAAATGCGGAAAAATAATCTGCTCAATGACTTGTAACCCTTTGGGCTGGATAACCAGCCCGCTGAGTTCAGTTTCTGGTACAGGCGGGCCATTTACTTGCCTTGCGATAAGTGGCGCAAAATATTCTGTGGCCCACTCCAGCCGCTTATAGGCTAGCCGCACCTTACGGAAACGTTGTTGTAAAATCTGACTTTGGCTAATATCCAGTTTGGTCGTTTGCAGCAATTGAATTGCACCTGATAAACTATCTGTCTGGCAAATTAATTGTTGTTTAATCTGCTCTGTACGTGCATCCTCTTGCCGGAGCGAAAGAAGAGGCACGACTAACAGTACAGAAAGGCCCAGAGTAACAAGTTTAGAAATCGAACGCATGGCTCAAAGGATCAGCTTGTTTATCACGGTTATTCAATGGCTTCAGGTCCCATCTCTTTTCAATAAAAGAGAGGATACTTACAGTTTCATAACTCGTATGGTCTACATAACCTTTCTTTGCAAAAGGTGAAATGATCAAGGCTGGTATACGTGTTCCAGGTCCCCATTTATCAATTTGCGGAGGAGCTATATGATCCCAGAAACCACCATTTTCATCATAGGTCAAAATGATGACGGCATCTTTACCATTAGGGCCGTTCAACACTGCATTGATCAGTTCCACCGCATGGCTTTCTCCTCCGGTAATAGTCGATTCACCGGGATGCTCGTTCTCCAGTCCAATAGGTTTAATAAATGAAACCGCAGGTAATGTTCCTTTTTTCGCAGCATCCAAAAATTCAGTCTCATCTTTCAAATGTTCCTTCCGGCCTGGTGTCCCTTTGGCATAACGCGTAAAATAAGCAAAAGGCTGGTGATGAAAAGTGAAAGAAGGATCAGGTTTACCGGCAATAGCATTGTCCCAGCCGCCTGAGTACCATGCCCATGAAATGCCTTTGTCCGAGAGCCTGTCTCCAATATTAGGTCCGGTCTGTGTTGGTACAAGGAAAGCTGGATTTCCACCGGCCGGGTATAGGTTGATCGAATTAATTGTGTTCACAGCATAGCCGTCTGGTGTTACTGTACCATCTTTAATCAGTTTGCCGTTAGCATCTACTTGTGCTGTGATACTGGCAGGCGAATTAGGAAACAGGGGTGAGGCGGCAGCGATCAGCCATTGGTGGTTCAGAAAGGAGCCTCCGAAAACGCTATGAAAGAAATGATCACATAGCGTATATTTTTTTGCAAGATCATATAAAGGCAGGTCTTTTGTGCGATAATAACCCATGGCGAAGCCTTTGGTGAAATTATAATGTGCATACTTATTCATTTTACCTCCGTTGATCTGCAATTGTTCCTGGTAAAAGCGGTGTGTCACATCCGGGCTCACCTGATCAGCAGCTATATACTGGTCAATGTTAAAATAAGTATTGGGCAGGTTTGTCGGGAAAGCGCTGCCGCGTGGAATCGGAGGTAAGGTGTGATAAGGTTGATCTGCCTGGTTTAGCTGAATAATATTTTCCTGTCTGGCCTGCGCCAGACCATCTGCACCGGGAAATTGCCCGTACAAATTATCAAAGCTGTGGTTTTCCATGTAAATGACCACAACGTGTTTCACCTTATTTATTTGCGCAAAAGCCGGTGCAGTTGCCAGACTGAAAACAGTCAGTAAAAGAAATGGGGTTTTGAGAATTTTTCTCATAAAATATCGGACGAATATAAATGTAATTCATGATTGACTTGGTTATTGAAGGCTTTCTTTCCGATACTTTATGGTGCGCCTGGCTGGAAACAGTGATGTGATATCAGCTGGTACCATGGCGTATGATATATGGCCGGAACTTGTGTAATAGGATGAAGTATGCCGTCAAATGAGCTGGTAACTATCTTTTCAGTAAGCATCCTGATCACAGCTACGTCTGCCAGCTGGTCGTGGTTGTCGTCTTTTTTCTTAATCTGACGTAGTAACAGGCTCGAAGTGTGTGCTGGGTTTGCTTTGTAATTGTCGATGGAAGTGGCCTGATAGATCAGAAAGGGCCGTAGCAGAAACAGAAACACCCCGAGGGTGAAAATGAAAATGCCGATTCTGTTTTTGCGATCCATTCGTGAATGGAGGTGAAAGTACAATTTATTGTAGTCTTTTCCTAGCGGGACAGAATTCAGACTGCTAAATTGTTACAGGTACAATTCCTAATATAACTAATTCATTTACGGTTTTCCGGATTTATAATTCATGTGCTATGTATAATTTTGCGTTAACTAAATAATTAAACCGATCTATATTATGGCTTTATTGGACTACAACAGTGAAAGTGAATTCCCATTTTCGAAAAACGAAGTTTTTGATGCACTTTGTTTTGCTATTCCATCTATTTCTGGACTTAAAGTTGCAAGTGCAGACAGAATGATTGGACGTATCCTTGTCAGAGGCGGGGTTAGCCTGGCTTCCTGGGGCGAGAACATTCCTATTCAGTTAATTGAAATAAGTGAGAAAAAAACGCGGATTCAAATAACTTCTACTCCTAAAACCGGTATCATGATGGGAGGGGCATTTGATATGGGGAAAAACAGGAAGAACATTGAAAATATATTGAATGCTACTTCATTTGTGCTATCAAATAGACATCATAGTAGTTCCAATCTGATCCATAAAGATCATCAGTTTATTGCACCAAAAAAAAAGCTGACATTTGGTAAAGTTCTATTATATGGTTTTTTGGGTTTTATTGGAATAGGTGTATTATCCGCAATGTTTGGTAAAGATGAAGTTATATCTGCTGAAAAAACAGCAACCGAACAAGCGCGGACATCCATAGATACTACTCCTGTAGAAGACAACGTTAAAGCAGACCCCGCAGAAGAAGTGATTCTTGCAAAGTTAAAAGCAAAAGCAAGACAAAATTGGCCTGATGATTACAGTACACAGGAATATTGGGTAAACGAGGAATTAGAAGATTATAAGTACATGAAAGAAATACCTGCCGGATCAATAAAATCTAAAGCTCAGCAGGATTGGCCTTTAGATTTCTCCACTCAAAAATATTGGTATAATCAACAGATAGAAGCACAGGAGAGAATGAAATAATAGAATAGAAAATAAGCAGTAAAGGGTGGGTGAAAAGTAATTTAATGTGACATCAGGGTACTTTCGTATATAAGTCATTGAGCTGTTTTTCAAGCTCCGCCCTCTTTTCGTTTAGCCCATCAAGTGTACGAGAGTTTTCTTTAGCGTTGTGCAGCGCTTTATCAGCGGCAGAATCCGCTTTGAGATTGATTCCAGATCGGGCTAACCTCAGGTTATCGTTTACTTCGGCTATTTGAGCGTTGATGTCATCCAGTTCGCTGTTTAGCTTTTTTAAATAATCCTCTTTTTGCTTTTGCAACCCGTCAGCGCGTTCTTTTTGTTCGTCGCCCCTGATGTTAGCGTTCTCGGTTTGCTTGTATTGAATCATATTCCAGATCAGAGATGCCAGCAGTCCGCAGATTGCGATAATCACAGCAGGACTTTTCCATTCAGACTTACTTTTAGTCATAGGATTCCTTTGTGATTTAATACTTCGATTTCTTTTTTAAGCTGCTCGATTCTATTGTCTAATAAGCTGGTTTCCTGTTTTTTATATTTAACTTGTCTATTGTTTTTATTGATTTGCTCATCGAGTCTACTGATAACTGATCTGCATGCCCTGGTTCCAATATCAAAGCGGTTCATCTGCCCTCTTACCCTGCGCATGGTTTCCTGACTGCTATCAAATTGAGCATAAGTAATCATGAGGATACGCGATCCGAGCCACGCGTTTTTCGCAGAATCCGTTTTTTGTGCTACATAATCCTGAAGTATTTTGATGGCTTTTCGCGCAAGCTGGAAAGTGAATCCACCGTTTTGGTATTTTTCAAGATCTGATCATTATCCAGGTCTACCAGGCGCATAATACTGTCTCTTTCATTGCTTTTCACTTTAATCTGCGCATCCGGCTTGCATGCATTGAAATAGCTGAGCACCAGTAATAGTCCGATTGTGATTTTGAGAGTTCGCATGGTATTATATTTAGATGCTATTAAAAATTACTGAATTTTTATGCTCTAATTTCAATAAAGAATAATTTAATTACAATAAAGGAATTGTAATGCCTTTATTGTAATTAAATTCTTGAATTTGTGATATATTGTTTTGTTTAAGATTCAGATTGAGCCAGAAAACAGAAGAATATTCTGATGTGTTATTTGCATTTCCACTGGTGAAAATAATACCTGCTTTTTTACCGGCAAAGCGATCAGCCTGACTGTTAAGGAAGTTACTGGTTAGTACTGGTGTATGGTGAATAAATGGTCATATGTAAAATAATTAACGATCTGTACTATGCTGTTTTTTTATAAACAATGTTTTAGTAAAGCTGTTAATCCGGAATACATCTCTAGCTACAAAATATGAAAGCATTAATTATTAACTGTACACTAAAACCATCGCCTGAATTCTCCAACACAGAAGGACTTATCAAAAAAGCAGCAGTTCAGCTCAAAGAAAAAGGTGCAGAAACAGAAATTATACGGATTGTTGATTATAACATTAAACCAGGAAATGTGACCGACGCAGGGGAAGGAGACGAATGGCAATTGATACTTGAAAAGATCAGAGCTTGTGATATTTTTATTATTGCATCACCCGTATGGATGGGGCATCTGGCTTCCACAGCACAACGTATCATTGAGCGTCTGGATGCTATATTTCACGAAGATGGGTTTACTGACGAGAAGACCGGACAATATTTTACTTATAATAAGGTTGGCGGATGTCTGATCACTGGTAACGAAGATGGGGCACATTCCTGTGCTGCTCAGTTACTTTGGTCGATGCAGGAGCTTGGGTTTACCATTCCGCCTAATGTAAATGCTTATTGGGTTGGTTTAGCCGGAGGTGACAAAAATTATGTAGAAGCGGGGGGAGAAAGATATTTTTACACCAATTATACTCTGCGTTATATGATTGGTAATCTTACTTTTTTTGCGAAACTTTTAAAAGCAAATCCTATAGATACTAATCTTAAAGAACTGGAAGAAATAGCTAAAGAAGAAAGCGACCCTGAATAAACGGGGTTGCCTTCAATTTATTCCCTTTATCTTCTTCATTAAAATGAATGGCAAAAGTTCAAGGCCGATACCTATTCCGAAAATCATACCTGTTAAAGAGTCAGGTAATGCAATTGTTTTCATAGCAATCATTGAAGCTGAAATTAAAAAGAGCCCGATTGGTATTAAAATAAATAGTTTTCCGAATTTCTGTTTCATTTTTTTGAATTTAAAATACTAATGAATCACGCGGCAGCCTGGTGTTAGAACTATCAATCCAAGCTTAAACTAAATTAAGAATTAGTACAGAGACATTCAAGAAATATCTTAACAAAATTTTTATCAATAAATCTAAATGATTTGCTGTCTGTTTGCCACCATAACAAGCTCCGCCACATTTTTCACCTCAAATTTCTGAATAAGATTCTTACGGTGAGTATTTGTTCCTGTTGATTTCAATACTTTAATTAGCCATTTAAATTTGTAAAAATATTAAGTGTTTTTTTAACTATATCATAATCAGTGAATTGATTTGTCTTGTAAGATTCCTTTTTAAAATTATTGAACAATGTTCAAACTGCGTTGTTAATGCCAGCACTATACATTTTCCAGTTTCTCTATGGAGCGGCAGGAGATCGTATTCAATAAAAAGAATAAGGCGGAAATAGAAATTGTCAACATGGAAAAATATGTAATTAAGCACAGTAGGAAACTGTATCATTATCAGGAAAATGATATTGCTGTTTTGTTTGAAAAACTGGAACAAAACAGACAACATGGCCGGCTATTGTATCAATTACCTACCGGAGGTGGCAAGACTGTAATTTTTTCAGAAATAGCCCGCCGGTTTATTTTAAAATATCAAAAAAAAGTAATCGTTCTGACGCATCGCAGAGAATTGTGCAGGCAAACTTCAGCGGCTTTAAAAATAGCTGGTATCCCTAATAAAGTGTTAAACAGTGCAGTTAAAAAGATAAGCAGGAAAGATGGTTATCAATGTTATGTCGCTATGGTTGAAACATTAAAAAATCGGGTCAATGATGGCTTGATTGATATAGACAATGTTGGGTTAGTTATCGTTGATGAAGCTCATCATAATTCCTTTCATAAATTGCTGGGCAAGTTTAAGAATGCTTCTATAATTGGGGTAACTGCAACTCCCTTCAGCTCGGATATTAATTTACCTATGAATAAAAGTTATGATGAATTGATATTGGGTGCACCTATTGAATCTCTTATTGAGCAGGGATTTTTGGCTGCACCAAAGACTTTTAGATATGATGTAGAATTGAATACCTTAAAAACGGGGTTGAATGGAGATTTTACAATTAAGACTTCTGACGAGTTATATACTTCGCCAGCGATGATTGAGCTATTACTACACGCTTATCAGGCACATGCCAAAGGGAAAAAAACATTAATCTTTAACAATGGAATCTTTACTTCCAGAAAGGTTTTGGAGGTGTTTTCGGATCACGGTTATCCGATCAGGCACCTGGATAATATGACCAGCAATGAAGAGCGGGAAGAAATCCTGTTGTGGCTAAAAAAAACAAAGGGGGCCATTTTGACATCTGTTTCTATTTTAACTACTGGATTCGATGAGCCTTCCATACAGGCTGTAATCCTGAACAGGGCAACCACTTCTCTTACACTATACCACCAAATGATAGGGAGAGGTTCCAGAAGCCTCCCAAAGAAAAAGACTTTTACAATTATTGATTTAGGAAACAATGCCGATCGCTTTGGCCAATGGAATGCCCCGGTAGATTGGAAACATGTTTTTGAAAATCCTGAAATTTATCATGAAAGTTTGACGGCAAAAACCAGTTACCAGGCGCATCAGATGCCCTCAGATATGCGCTCTAAATTTCCCAATAGCTTTGAGATTTCTTTCGATGTTCAGTCAGCACATCAAAAGGCGCTGGCCAATGGACTAAAACCAAAAATAGTGATCCGCGATTCTATTCGGCAACATGCATTAATGTGCGTTGATAATAGTGATTGTATTCCGGATGCGCTGCAACTCTGTATGGAACTAGATAAAGAAATTGATTGGAGGATCAGGCAATATGCGAAATGCCTGGGCAAAGTAACTAAAAACTATACGGAATGGCTGCATGAAGATTACCAATATAAATTAAAAACACTTATAGAAAAATTGATGCGCCGAAGAGAACTAATGAAACTGGCGGTTTAAATTCATTTTTTGTATTTTCTACACTACAAATTGCATGCAGCAGATTAACAGACTTAGCGGCATTGTTTGCAGTGATATTCCGTTTTTCAGCTATGTGTTTGAATCCTGTTCTAAGGAATGGCTTAACGCCCTTAAAAAGGAGTCAATACTTTCATTTTGCCATTCTGCGCCTGCTGTGGAACAGTTCTGGCTTTTTTTATGGGGCCTTATTGTAATGTACGGGCACATACTTTATTCTTCCATTGATAAATTACCATGTTCCCGATTCTTCCTTTAATAACTGCTAATGGAGTGTCTTCCTATGTCCTGATTTTCGTTAATGAAAACACCATTTTCAAATCCTTCTTTCTTTTATCTTTTGGATTAATTAAATAAAAACTATAACTTCCTGTATAAAACCAAATATTAAACCTTTATAAATTGCTCTTACCTATGACTAAATCGTTTAATTTAATTAAAACTGTGATAGCATTACTGCTCTTGCCCCAGTTTTATACCATGCCATTAATGGCTCAAATCACCTGGCCTGCTAGTCAGCTTCTTCCATCTTTTGCTGCGCCAGCACAAACTCAGGATTTAATTACGCTTCGGGAAACTTCTTCTCGCTGGGACGCCGAAAGCTCAGCAATCAGTCACAAAACCGGAAGGCCGGAAACGGATGGCTGGCTTTGTCAAACCGGAATTGACCTGCCAAATCTTCATATGGTTTACGGGCCCTATGATAAAACTATACCAGCAGGCCCGAACGTAGCTGAATTTCGGATGAAGATCGATAACAATACCGTCAATAACGATCCGGTAGTAGATCTTGAAGTTGTCAATGCCACAACCGGGCAGATCCTGACCACGAAGACCGTTACCCGTCAGCAGTTTGCTATAGCCGCAGACTATACCAGCTTTCGGTTGCCCTTTACGATGCCAGCAGATAACCAATCCATTGAATTACGCATATTCTGGCGGGGAGCCAGTTATATCAAGGTGGACTGGGTTAGTGTAGATCAAAACAGTTCCACCGCAGAAATGTACCTGTTTGCCTCTTTAAAAGGCATCATTAACAAAACAAAGCCACGTATTTTCTCTTACGAAGGTGATGCGTTTGCTGAAGGGCCATATACCTGGCTACAATCTTTAGGCCTGGGCTGGTCTGAACCCGCAGACAAATGGGATCTGATTACTAAATACCGCAGTGAGATATCCGGTTTAATCGTTTATGACCCTGCACAAATACATACCGTTAACCTGGCAACAATGCTGGCAAAAAGCAAAAAAGCCCTGATTGTTTCTCCATTACTGTTATCCCGCTTAACTTCCGCGCCATATAATTTGCCCATTTTGGTTGATATGCGCGGGCAGTTCAGCAGTAAGTTGCAGGTCTACCAAACTTTATATAATACCTATTGGCCAACCATCGATCACCGGTTATTAATCGGATTAAATCCTGAAGCACATAAAGCTGCCTTAAGAGAATATGCGACAGCACTGGGTGCAGCAGTAGTCTGGCTCGATCCGGATATTGCTGGTGAAAGTGAGTTGTTAAACAGCTTTTTATCTTCCATGCCCGCAGGTTCAAATTTCATGGGATGGTGGCCTGAAGAAGCCGCAGGTGTAGAAAGAGCCTCAAAATATGGGTTAACAACCATTGCAAGTGATTGGTGTACTAACCTCACTGTACATAGTGGTACATCCAGAACAGTGAATATTAAGCCAATACCTCCCAAACCCGCATTACAAAACAAGATTTATGTGGCTTTCATTTTAAGTGATGGCGATAATTTACAATATGTCGAACATTTGATGCGTAAGCTTTGGTCTAACCCTGATCGCGGTTCAGTTCCTATAGGATGGACGTTATCACCTGCCATGCTGGATGCTATGCCCGGTGCACTCAATTATTTCTGGCAAACCGCTACCGATAATGATAACCTGATTTCCGGCCCTTCGGGTTATGGCTATACCTATCCAAACAGCTGG
The sequence above is drawn from the Pedobacter cryoconitis genome and encodes:
- a CDS encoding cytochrome-c peroxidase, with the translated sequence MRSISKLVTLGLSVLLVVPLLSLRQEDARTEQIKQQLICQTDSLSGAIQLLQTTKLDISQSQILQQRFRKVRLAYKRLEWATEYFAPLIARQVNGPPVPETELSGLVIQPKGLQVIEQIIFPHFSPDKKQELEDLLSQLAVNATEFREYFRHADLQNWQIFDAAKLEVFRIETLGLNDFDDPLSKRCFTESATALQSLQEVTGRYGEVTGFNPAITDLQHPVAFDLFDRADFIIRYANPLTRSLKSLKAGIKMPDVRYNRLLNQDAATLFDANAFNRNAYTAESGDSVTTEKIVLGKKLFFDPILSGNSKRSCASCHNPKLAFTDGLVKNLDVTGKKMIQRNTPTLINAALQPAQFYDMRAPSLEDQVMAVVQNREEMHGDMKIAINKLWSDSSYRKLFSLTYPQQGRIRIDTSEVMNALAGYIRNLTALNSRFDAYMQGNKHALKNAEIVGFNLFMGKARCGTCHYLPLFNGVQPPRYMQMEAEVLGVPQKRGGKRIDPDLGLYTIQSGDFNKHAFKTTTVRNSARTAPYMHNGVFRTMEEVIDFYNKGGGIGAGIKVPNQTLDSAPLHLNQKEKTNLIAFIKSLNSI
- a CDS encoding alkaline phosphatase family protein, whose protein sequence is MRKILKTPFLLLTVFSLATAPAFAQINKVKHVVVIYMENHSFDNLYGQFPGADGLAQARQENIIQLNQADQPYHTLPPIPRGSAFPTNLPNTYFNIDQYIAADQVSPDVTHRFYQEQLQINGGKMNKYAHYNFTKGFAMGYYRTKDLPLYDLAKKYTLCDHFFHSVFGGSFLNHQWLIAAASPLFPNSPASITAQVDANGKLIKDGTVTPDGYAVNTINSINLYPAGGNPAFLVPTQTGPNIGDRLSDKGISWAWYSGGWDNAIAGKPDPSFTFHHQPFAYFTRYAKGTPGRKEHLKDETEFLDAAKKGTLPAVSFIKPIGLENEHPGESTITGGESHAVELINAVLNGPNGKDAVIILTYDENGGFWDHIAPPQIDKWGPGTRIPALIISPFAKKGYVDHTSYETVSILSFIEKRWDLKPLNNRDKQADPLSHAFDF
- a CDS encoding flavodoxin family protein; its protein translation is MKALIINCTLKPSPEFSNTEGLIKKAAVQLKEKGAETEIIRIVDYNIKPGNVTDAGEGDEWQLILEKIRACDIFIIASPVWMGHLASTAQRIIERLDAIFHEDGFTDEKTGQYFTYNKVGGCLITGNEDGAHSCAAQLLWSMQELGFTIPPNVNAYWVGLAGGDKNYVEAGGERYFYTNYTLRYMIGNLTFFAKLLKANPIDTNLKELEEIAKEESDPE
- a CDS encoding DEAD/DEAH box helicase; this encodes MEKYVIKHSRKLYHYQENDIAVLFEKLEQNRQHGRLLYQLPTGGGKTVIFSEIARRFILKYQKKVIVLTHRRELCRQTSAALKIAGIPNKVLNSAVKKISRKDGYQCYVAMVETLKNRVNDGLIDIDNVGLVIVDEAHHNSFHKLLGKFKNASIIGVTATPFSSDINLPMNKSYDELILGAPIESLIEQGFLAAPKTFRYDVELNTLKTGLNGDFTIKTSDELYTSPAMIELLLHAYQAHAKGKKTLIFNNGIFTSRKVLEVFSDHGYPIRHLDNMTSNEEREEILLWLKKTKGAILTSVSILTTGFDEPSIQAVILNRATTSLTLYHQMIGRGSRSLPKKKTFTIIDLGNNADRFGQWNAPVDWKHVFENPEIYHESLTAKTSYQAHQMPSDMRSKFPNSFEISFDVQSAHQKALANGLKPKIVIRDSIRQHALMCVDNSDCIPDALQLCMELDKEIDWRIRQYAKCLGKVTKNYTEWLHEDYQYKLKTLIEKLMRRRELMKLAV
- a CDS encoding GxGYxYP domain-containing protein; the encoded protein is MTKSFNLIKTVIALLLLPQFYTMPLMAQITWPASQLLPSFAAPAQTQDLITLRETSSRWDAESSAISHKTGRPETDGWLCQTGIDLPNLHMVYGPYDKTIPAGPNVAEFRMKIDNNTVNNDPVVDLEVVNATTGQILTTKTVTRQQFAIAADYTSFRLPFTMPADNQSIELRIFWRGASYIKVDWVSVDQNSSTAEMYLFASLKGIINKTKPRIFSYEGDAFAEGPYTWLQSLGLGWSEPADKWDLITKYRSEISGLIVYDPAQIHTVNLATMLAKSKKALIVSPLLLSRLTSAPYNLPILVDMRGQFSSKLQVYQTLYNTYWPTIDHRLLIGLNPEAHKAALREYATALGAAVVWLDPDIAGESELLNSFLSSMPAGSNFMGWWPEEAAGVERASKYGLTTIASDWCTNLTVHSGTSRTVNIKPIPPKPALQNKIYVAFILSDGDNLQYVEHLMRKLWSNPDRGSVPIGWTLSPAMLDAMPGALNYFWQTATDNDNLISGPSGYGYTYPNSWTNQSLLEQFVAKTEDYNKRAGLRVITIWNTITGGISQNVGQTFASHAPTLLGLTGQNTGGGLTIYNNSLPGMALSCNYCSDEQNMKDHIASASAGWDHNSPRFVIIQAQPWNNARPTSFKNVASSLNADYVVVRPDHIFQLIRESKGLPTSLPAKSHLSNKL